A single region of the Chelmon rostratus isolate fCheRos1 chromosome 5, fCheRos1.pri, whole genome shotgun sequence genome encodes:
- the LOC121607099 gene encoding coxsackievirus and adenovirus receptor homolog isoform X1 — MGMQFFRLVIVALTAQGLEINTSNNKFVEKAVGEDVKLGCFFTTGPKDEGMLEIEWTVKSIRHPMERATVLWYTAEHIYDNLYEHLKGRVYFDAQDPQQGDAAIHLLQLTRKDTGIYYCQVKKLPGIQSIKTVLRVLERPSKPKCNYTQGGGEFGKTKVLHCGSEEGAPPIRYHWSRLPPWELLSSLAVLDQRAGTLTIPDFSESDTGSYKCVAINRVGQEKCILKVNIPHPPSVGIIAGSAAAAVATIGIIAYLTYSIIRRRQPKLENSNEIVEDASPPTPRKIMKTKRRKSDKALVTMKRGCSTDNTVIAGGVKGAVREKKLMRGAWCRVHGLSACPFMMSDNNKLNNAAVSWKEPCPGLGGKPANPPDSPVPEMPETGVESPSSGKVADGKQRSTRSLPESTGEHFLCQQQVVHYSGKDELGSNTNSGSSLVLLK; from the exons ATGGGAATGCAGTTCTTCCGACTTGTAATCGTAGCCCTAACGGCTCAAGGACTGGAAATCAACACCAGCAATAACAAGTTTGTGGAGAAGGCCGTGGGAGAGGACGTGAAGCTCGGCTGCTTCTTCACTACTGGCCCGAAGGATGAAGGAATGTTGGAGATCGAATGGACTGTGAAGTCCATACGCCACCCAATGGAACGGGCAACGGTCCTCTGGTATACGGCTGAGCATATCTACGACAATCTTTATGAACATCTAAAGGGAAGAGTCTACTTTGACGCACAGGACCCTCAGCAAGGAGATGCCGCCATTCATCTTCTGCAGCTGACTCGCAAAGACACCGGCATCTACTATTGCCAGGTTAAGAAGCTTCCAGGCATCCAAAGCATCAAGACAGTCCTCAGAGTGCTGGAACGGCCATCAAAGCCCAAGTGTAATTACACTCAGGGGGGCGGAGAGTTTGGCAAAACCAAAGTGCTACATTGTGGATCTGAGGAAGGTGCACCACCTATCCGGTACCACTGGTCAAGATTGCCACCCTGGGAACTCCTATCCTCCTTGGCAGTGTTGGATCAAAGGGCAGGCACACTCACCATTCCAGATTTCAGCGAGAGCGATACAGGAAGTTACAAATGTGTTGCGATCAATCGTGTCGGTCAGGAGAAGTGCATCCTAAAAGTGAACATACCGCATCCTCCATCGGTGGGAATTATTGCAGGATCTGCGGCGGCCGCTGTGGCAACCATCGGGATCATCGCTTACCTCACATACTCTATCATACGGCGTCGTCAACCAAAGTTAGAAAATTCCAATGAGATCGTTGAGGATGCGAGTCCCCCAACACCCCGCAAGATAATGAAGACCAAGAGGAG GAAGTCGGACAAAGCACTTGTCACAATGAAGCGTGGTTGCAGCACAGACAACACAGTCATCGCTGGTGGTGTCAAAGGtgcagtcagagagaaaaagttaATG CGTGGTGCATGGTGCAGGGTGCACGGCCTGAGTGCTTGTCCGTTCATGATG TCAGACAACAATAAGTTGAACAACGCCGCCGTGTCTTGGAAAGAGCCCTGCCCGGGACTCGGAGGCAAACCTGCGAATCCTCCTGACTCCCCAGTGCCCGAGATGCCTGAGACTGGAGTGGAATCCCCGAGCTCCGGCAAGGTTGCTGATGGCAAg CAGAGGTCAACTCGTTCACTTCCTGAGTCAACAGGAGAACACTTCCTGTGTCAACAGCAAGTCGTCCATTACAGTGGTAAAGACGAGCTCGGCAGCAACACAAATAGCGGCTCTTCGCTGGTGCtcttaaaatga
- the LOC121607099 gene encoding coxsackievirus and adenovirus receptor homolog isoform X2, whose amino-acid sequence MGMQFFRLVIVALTAQGLEINTSNNKFVEKAVGEDVKLGCFFTTGPKDEGMLEIEWTVKSIRHPMERATVLWYTAEHIYDNLYEHLKGRVYFDAQDPQQGDAAIHLLQLTRKDTGIYYCQVKKLPGIQSIKTVLRVLERPSKPKCNYTQGGGEFGKTKVLHCGSEEGAPPIRYHWSRLPPWELLSSLAVLDQRAGTLTIPDFSESDTGSYKCVAINRVGQEKCILKVNIPHPPSVGIIAGSAAAAVATIGIIAYLTYSIIRRRQPKLENSNEIVEDASPPTPRKIMKTKRRKSDKALVTMKRGCSTDNTVIAGGVKGAVREKKLMRGAWCRVHGLSACPFMMSDNNKLNNAAVSWKEPCPGLGGKPANPPDSPVPEMPETGVESPSSGKVADGKQVVHYSGKDELGSNTNSGSSLVLLK is encoded by the exons ATGGGAATGCAGTTCTTCCGACTTGTAATCGTAGCCCTAACGGCTCAAGGACTGGAAATCAACACCAGCAATAACAAGTTTGTGGAGAAGGCCGTGGGAGAGGACGTGAAGCTCGGCTGCTTCTTCACTACTGGCCCGAAGGATGAAGGAATGTTGGAGATCGAATGGACTGTGAAGTCCATACGCCACCCAATGGAACGGGCAACGGTCCTCTGGTATACGGCTGAGCATATCTACGACAATCTTTATGAACATCTAAAGGGAAGAGTCTACTTTGACGCACAGGACCCTCAGCAAGGAGATGCCGCCATTCATCTTCTGCAGCTGACTCGCAAAGACACCGGCATCTACTATTGCCAGGTTAAGAAGCTTCCAGGCATCCAAAGCATCAAGACAGTCCTCAGAGTGCTGGAACGGCCATCAAAGCCCAAGTGTAATTACACTCAGGGGGGCGGAGAGTTTGGCAAAACCAAAGTGCTACATTGTGGATCTGAGGAAGGTGCACCACCTATCCGGTACCACTGGTCAAGATTGCCACCCTGGGAACTCCTATCCTCCTTGGCAGTGTTGGATCAAAGGGCAGGCACACTCACCATTCCAGATTTCAGCGAGAGCGATACAGGAAGTTACAAATGTGTTGCGATCAATCGTGTCGGTCAGGAGAAGTGCATCCTAAAAGTGAACATACCGCATCCTCCATCGGTGGGAATTATTGCAGGATCTGCGGCGGCCGCTGTGGCAACCATCGGGATCATCGCTTACCTCACATACTCTATCATACGGCGTCGTCAACCAAAGTTAGAAAATTCCAATGAGATCGTTGAGGATGCGAGTCCCCCAACACCCCGCAAGATAATGAAGACCAAGAGGAG GAAGTCGGACAAAGCACTTGTCACAATGAAGCGTGGTTGCAGCACAGACAACACAGTCATCGCTGGTGGTGTCAAAGGtgcagtcagagagaaaaagttaATG CGTGGTGCATGGTGCAGGGTGCACGGCCTGAGTGCTTGTCCGTTCATGATG TCAGACAACAATAAGTTGAACAACGCCGCCGTGTCTTGGAAAGAGCCCTGCCCGGGACTCGGAGGCAAACCTGCGAATCCTCCTGACTCCCCAGTGCCCGAGATGCCTGAGACTGGAGTGGAATCCCCGAGCTCCGGCAAGGTTGCTGATGGCAAg CAAGTCGTCCATTACAGTGGTAAAGACGAGCTCGGCAGCAACACAAATAGCGGCTCTTCGCTGGTGCtcttaaaatga